A genomic segment from Malus domestica chromosome 05, GDT2T_hap1 encodes:
- the LOC103415217 gene encoding G-type lectin S-receptor-like serine/threonine-protein kinase RKS1 isoform X2: protein MAWASDRLILYCPRSCCDCAKGLIHASAKKMLLKALLVVSLLFPFCTSIDTIEMDQHVKDGDLLVSKENIFALGFFGPRNSSSRYVGIWYAEKDEKDQKAVVWVANRNDPINDTSGVLTIDRYGRLLLYSNNMQNIPVWSTNVTVQTASTSCRAQLLDSGNLVIFRDNKSKNFMWQSFDYPTDTQLPGMKLGVNWNLGIEWVLTSWKSQDDPGTGEYTERLYSNQTATPQFFTFYKGLTPYWRAGTVDPRNFVSNQDEMYFFFKNDSTSIRSVLKDSGSLQILEWSNANREWKELWSAPKYRCDLYGECGANSKCSPDNFNFFGCECLPGYEPKSVNDWKMRNGSDGCVSKRVAVSKCRNGEGFMKVAQVKDPDTTKAARLEKGISVKECKQVCLSNCSCTAYMVIESEGPSDCLTWYGELLDILVQTQGGRDLHVRVDKIELAENSRNSKGFLRRRGMLAVLMLSVLLALVLMVALTCWRIRKQRKTKVEIEETRRHPEWQFFHLRTIIAATNNFSPVQKLGQGGFGTVYKGVLRNNQNIAVKRLSRTSGQGVEEFKNEVALIARLQHRNLVKLLGCCIKGEERMLVLEYLPNKSLDYFLFDHTKKSLLDWQKRFEIINGVARGVLYLHQDSRLRIIHRDLKTSNVLLDAEMNPKISDFDMARIFHGDQLQDTTNRVVGTYGYMSPEYAVFGRFSTKSDVFSFGVILLEIVSGKKNNGFYQADHFVNLIGHVWQLWSEDRALEIVESSLESYAPDEAMRCIQVGLLCVEEESKNRPSMSAVVFMLSGEASAPSPQQPAFALRKNSCGDAVVPLVSEGSCSINDVTITKFEGR, encoded by the exons ATGGCTTGGGCCTCTGATCGTCTAATTCTCTATTGCCCTCGCAGTTGCTGTGATTGTGCCAAGGGTTTGATACATGCATCTGCCAAGAAAATGTTACTGAAAGCTTTGCTTGTTGTGTCCCTCCTCTTCCCATTTTGCACTTCCATTGACACCATAGAAATGGACCAACATGTAAAGGATGGTGATCTTCTGGTGTCCAAAGAAAACATCTTCGCATTAGGGTTCTTCGGCCCCAGAAACTCCAGCTCCAGGTACGTCGGAATTTGGTATGcagaaaaagatgaaaaagatcaAAAGGCAGTGGTTTGGGTAGCAAACAGAAACGACCCCATCAATGATACCTCTGGTGTCCTAACTATAGACAGGTATGGGAGACTGCTTCTTTATTCTAACAATATGCAGAACATTCCTGTGTGGTCTACAAATGTGACGGTTCAAACTGCGAGCACTAGTTGCAGGGCTCAGCTTTTAGATTCTGGAAATTTAGTTATTTTCCGGGATAATAAAAGCAAAAACTTTATGTGGCAGAGTTTTGATTATCCTACAGATACTCAACTTCCGGGTATGAAACTAGGCGTGAATTGGAATTTGGGGATAGAATGGGTCTTAACATCTTGGAAGTCACAGGATGACCCTGGAACTGGGGAATACACCGAAAGGCTCTATTCCAATCAGACCGCCACCCCCcagttttttactttttataaaGGTTTGACTCCGTATTGGCGAGCTGGTACAGTGGACCCGCGTAATTTTGTCAGTAATCAGGACGAAAtgtatttcttttttaaaaacgATAGCACTTCAATAAGGTCGGTGTTGAAGGATTCTGGGTCACTGCAAATCCTCGAGTGGAGCAATGCGAATAGAGAATGGAAGGAACTATGGTCTGCGCCAAAATATCGGTGTGACCTGTATGGAGAGTGCGGTGCCAACAGCAAATGTAGCCCTgacaatttcaatttttttgggtGTGAGTGTCTGCCAGGGTATGAACCGAAGTCTGTCAATGATTGGAAGATGAGAAATGGTTCGGACGGGTGTGTGAGTAAACGAGTTGCGGTATCAAAGTGTAGGAACGGAGAAGGGTTCATGAAAGTGGCACAAGTTAAAGATCCAGACACAACGAAAGCAGCACGGCTGGAAAAAGGTATTAGTGTCAAAGAGTGTAAGCAGGTGTGCTTAAGCAATTGTTCTTGCACTGCATATATGGTCATAGAATCTGAAGGGCCCAGTGATTGCTTGACATGGTATGGTGAGTTGCTGGACATTTTAGTGCAGACACAGGGAGGGCGAGATCTACATGTACGTGTGGACAAAATCGAATTAG CTGAAAATTCCAGAAACTCGAAAGGTTTTCTTAGAAGGAGGGGTATGCTGGCTGTTCTGATGTTGTCTGTTCTTCTAGCATTGGTACTGATGGTTGCGTTGACCTGTTGGAGGATTAGGAAACAGAGGAAGACAAAAG TTGAGATCGAAGAAACTAGGAGACATCCCGAATGGCAATTTTTCCATCTGAGAACGATAATTGCAGCTACAAACAACTTCTCTCCAGTCCAAAAACTTGGCCAAGGTGGTTTTGGCACTGTTTATAAG GGTGTGTTACGAAATAATCAGAATATTGCTGTAAAAAGATTATCCAGAACTTCAGGACAAGGAGTTGAAGAATTCAAAAATGAAGTTGCGCTCATAGCGAGACTTCAACACAGGAATCTTGTGAAACTTTTAGGCTGTTGCATAAAGGGAGAAGAAAGGATGTTAGTCCTGGAATACTTGCCGAACAAAAGCTTGGACTACTTTCTTTTCG ATCACACAAAAAAGTCCTTGCTGGATTGGCAAAAGCGATTCGAAATCATCAATGGGGTTGCTCGTGGGGTTTTGTatcttcaccaggattcaagaCTTAGGATTATTCACAGGGATCTAAAAACCAGCAATGTCCTTCTAGACGCTGagatgaacccaaaaatctcaGATTTCGACATGGCAAGAATCTTCCATGGGGACCAACTCCAAGATACGACCAACAGAGTTGTCGGAACATA TGGCTATATGTCACCAGAGTATGCAGTGTTTGGGAGATTTTCGACCAAATCGGACGTTTTTAGTTTTGGGGTCATATTATTGGAGATTGTAAGCGGCAAGAAAAACAACGGTTTCTATCAAGCGGATCATTTCGTAAACTTAATAGGACAT GTTTGGCAGTTGTGGAGTGAAGACAGAGCCTTAGAAATTGTGGAGTCATCATTGGAGTCATACGCGCCCGACGAAGCCATGAGATGCATTCAGGTCGGGCTCTTGTGTGTCGAAGAAGAGTCGAAGAACAGACCATCCATGTCAGCTGTTGTTTTTATGTTGAGCGGTGAAGCATCTGCTCCATCTCCTCAGCAGCCTGCATTTGCCTTGAGAAAAAATTCATGCGGCGATGCTGTTGTTCCGTTAGTTTCTGAAGGATCGTGTTCTATCAACGACGTGACAATAACTAAATTCGAAGGTCGATAA